A portion of the Hymenobacter gelipurpurascens genome contains these proteins:
- the gcvT gene encoding glycine cleavage system aminomethyltransferase GcvT has translation MAEDLKTVPLNDVHQQLGAKMVPFAGYNMPVRYSSDLDEHHTVRRAVGIFDVSHMGEFRVRGPQALDLIQRVTSNDASKLQPGKAQYSCLPNSQGGIVDDLLVYKLAEEDYLLVVNASNIEKDWNWIQEHNTQGAEMENVSDTISLFAVQGPKAIQALQSLTETDLTSIPYYSFVQGTFAGAPNVIISATGYTGAGGFELYVPNESAQQVWDKVMEAGKPFGLKPIGLGARDTLRLEMGYCLYGNDITDETSPLEAGLGWITKFTKDFTNSESLKKQKEAGVERKLVGFLMDGPGIPRGHYELVNEAGEKIGDVTSGTQSPSLSKGIGLGYVNTALSAPGSKIFVQIRGKNQPATVVKLPFVPGTEEA, from the coding sequence ATGGCCGAAGACCTCAAAACCGTTCCGTTGAATGATGTGCACCAGCAACTAGGTGCCAAAATGGTGCCTTTCGCGGGCTACAACATGCCCGTGCGCTACTCCTCCGATTTGGACGAGCACCACACCGTGCGCCGGGCCGTGGGCATCTTCGACGTATCGCACATGGGCGAGTTTCGGGTGCGCGGCCCCCAGGCCCTCGACCTGATTCAGCGCGTAACCAGCAACGACGCCAGCAAGCTGCAGCCCGGCAAAGCCCAGTATTCCTGCCTGCCTAACAGCCAGGGCGGCATCGTAGACGATTTGCTGGTGTATAAGCTGGCCGAAGAAGACTACCTGCTGGTAGTAAACGCGTCCAACATCGAGAAAGACTGGAACTGGATACAGGAGCACAACACCCAGGGCGCCGAGATGGAGAATGTGTCGGACACCATCAGCCTGTTTGCGGTGCAGGGGCCCAAAGCCATTCAGGCTCTGCAAAGCCTCACCGAGACCGACCTGACGAGCATTCCATACTACTCGTTCGTGCAGGGTACGTTTGCCGGAGCGCCCAATGTCATTATTTCGGCTACGGGCTATACTGGCGCCGGCGGCTTCGAGCTGTATGTACCGAACGAGTCGGCTCAGCAAGTATGGGACAAGGTGATGGAAGCTGGCAAGCCATTCGGCCTGAAGCCCATCGGCCTGGGTGCCCGCGACACGCTCCGCCTGGAAATGGGCTATTGCCTCTACGGCAACGACATCACTGATGAAACCTCGCCCCTGGAAGCTGGCCTGGGTTGGATTACGAAATTCACGAAGGACTTCACCAACTCCGAAAGCCTCAAGAAGCAGAAGGAAGCCGGTGTAGAGCGCAAGCTGGTAGGCTTCCTGATGGACGGGCCCGGCATTCCGCGCGGCCACTATGAGCTGGTAAATGAAGCGGGCGAGAAAATAGGCGATGTAACCAGCGGCACCCAGTCGCCGAGCCTGAGCAAAGGCATTGGCCTGGGCTACGTGAATACAGCATTGAGCGCGCCCGGCAGCAAAATTTTCGTCCAGATTCGGGGCAAAAACCAGCCTGCTACAGTAGTGAAGCTGCCCTTCGTGCCCGGCACGGAAGAAGCGTAA
- a CDS encoding helix-turn-helix domain-containing protein, with amino-acid sequence MLSHSQVVRLIFGLKLRELRQERGYTPAELARACDVSVSYLNEIEKGKKYPKADKILSLSKVLGVTYDQLTSLTLSRRLEPISELLQSDLLKEFPLEMFGLDPLRIVELIADAPAKMNAFISTLFEIARNYEMRQEHFFLAALRSFQEMQDNYFEELEQDVRTFVGEHKLQHGAPFDRAQLARVLESKYGYTLDRTTLQEHTNLGRLRSVFQHKTRRLLLRSGLTGAQEGFVLGREVAFNYLNLKERPYVNATFPVHSFEEVLNNFKASYFAGALLMEEELLVRDLQRFFAHKKWEPALLLELLTKYDVSPEMFMQRITNLLPRHFGLQSLFFLRFDQANASSVYKLTKELHLSRLHNPHGNELHEHYCRRWISLRLIADLRQQPVTDAPNFTLGAQRSHYPNGDEYLCLTLARAGDATEPAVSVTVGLLCDDNLRQKIRFLDDPAIVQKEVNETCERCTILDCEVRAAAPVEIERRQRQQQLEESVAALVNGG; translated from the coding sequence ATGTTGAGTCACAGCCAAGTTGTCCGGTTGATTTTCGGATTAAAGCTTCGCGAGCTACGCCAGGAACGCGGCTATACTCCCGCCGAGCTGGCCCGTGCCTGCGACGTTTCGGTGTCGTACCTCAATGAGATTGAGAAGGGAAAAAAGTACCCCAAGGCCGATAAGATTCTGAGCTTGAGCAAAGTGCTGGGCGTCACGTACGACCAGCTCACGTCGCTCACGCTTAGCCGCCGGCTGGAGCCTATTTCCGAGCTTCTGCAGTCTGATTTGTTGAAGGAGTTTCCACTGGAGATGTTTGGGCTTGATCCGCTGCGGATTGTGGAGCTCATTGCCGATGCGCCGGCCAAGATGAACGCATTTATCAGCACGCTCTTTGAAATTGCCCGCAACTACGAGATGCGCCAGGAGCATTTTTTCCTGGCCGCTCTACGCTCTTTCCAGGAGATGCAGGACAACTATTTTGAGGAGCTGGAGCAGGATGTGCGCACCTTCGTGGGTGAGCACAAACTGCAGCACGGCGCCCCCTTCGACCGCGCACAGCTAGCGCGCGTGCTGGAATCAAAGTATGGCTACACCCTCGACCGGACTACGCTGCAGGAACACACCAATCTGGGCCGTCTGCGGTCCGTATTCCAGCACAAAACCCGGCGCTTGCTGCTGCGCTCCGGGCTTACGGGGGCACAGGAAGGCTTTGTACTGGGCCGGGAGGTGGCTTTCAACTACCTAAATCTCAAGGAGCGCCCCTACGTGAATGCCACGTTCCCGGTACACTCCTTCGAGGAAGTGCTTAACAACTTCAAGGCATCGTACTTCGCGGGGGCACTGCTGATGGAAGAGGAATTGTTGGTGCGGGACCTGCAACGGTTTTTTGCACACAAAAAGTGGGAACCAGCTTTGCTGCTGGAGTTGCTCACGAAGTATGATGTGTCGCCGGAGATGTTTATGCAGCGCATCACCAACCTGCTGCCCCGCCATTTTGGACTGCAAAGCCTGTTTTTCCTGCGCTTCGACCAAGCCAATGCCTCTTCTGTCTATAAGCTGACGAAGGAGCTGCACCTCTCCCGCCTCCACAACCCGCACGGCAATGAGCTGCACGAGCACTACTGCCGCCGCTGGATTTCGCTGCGCCTGATTGCCGATCTGCGTCAGCAACCCGTGACCGACGCACCCAACTTCACGCTGGGTGCCCAACGCTCCCACTACCCCAACGGCGACGAGTACCTGTGCCTCACGCTGGCCCGCGCCGGCGACGCTACCGAGCCGGCCGTAAGCGTGACTGTAGGCCTGCTCTGCGACGATAACCTGCGCCAAAAAATTCGTTTTCTGGATGATCCGGCCATTGTGCAGAAGGAAGTAAACGAAACCTGCGAGCGGTGCACCATTCTGGATTGCGAAGTGCGCGCGGCGGCACCTGTCGAAATTGAACGTCGGCAGCGTCAGCAGCAGTTAGAGGAATCGGTAGCGGCGCTGGTAAACGGCGGATAG
- the dtd gene encoding D-aminoacyl-tRNA deacylase translates to MRTVIQRVRHASVSVDGRVTGQIGSGLLVLAGFAPDDDTRRLDWMARKLVQLRIFSDEEGKMNRSVQDVAGQVLVVSQFTLLAAARKGNRPSYTGAAPPPIAIPLYEQFVQMLEQLLGQSVPTGEFGADMQVELLNDGPVTIVLDSPE, encoded by the coding sequence ATGCGCACTGTAATTCAGCGCGTCCGGCACGCCAGCGTCAGTGTAGATGGCCGCGTGACCGGGCAAATAGGGTCGGGCCTGCTGGTGCTGGCCGGCTTCGCCCCCGACGATGACACCCGCCGCCTCGACTGGATGGCCCGCAAGCTGGTGCAGCTTCGGATTTTCTCGGACGAAGAAGGCAAAATGAACCGCTCGGTGCAGGATGTGGCTGGTCAGGTGTTGGTCGTGAGTCAGTTTACGCTGCTGGCCGCTGCCCGCAAAGGCAACCGCCCCAGCTATACCGGGGCTGCGCCGCCGCCCATTGCCATTCCGCTATATGAGCAGTTTGTGCAAATGCTGGAGCAGCTCCTAGGCCAGTCCGTACCTACCGGGGAATTTGGGGCCGACATGCAGGTGGAGCTCCTCAATGATGGCCCTGTCACGATTGTGCTGGACTCGCCGGAATAA
- the aceB gene encoding malate synthase A yields the protein MSPFSEPELAVKPAKYLTPERVKILGDYSLEYAGILTPSALAFVAELHRRFDQTRQQLLARREVRQQELEAGILPDFLPETRLIREKPWTVAPIPPDLQDRRVEITGPVERKMIINALNSGAKVFMADLEDSNSPTWANVVEGQRNLRDAVRRTISVSTPQKEYKLNEKTAVLMVRPRGWHLLEKHMLVDGEPVSGALFDFGLYFFHNAHELCAQGTAPYFYLPKLESHLEARLWNDVFGFAQWSLKMPKCTIKATVLVETLPAAFELNEILYELREHSAGLNCGRWDYIFSYIKRLGLKSEFRLPNRAEVTMSVPFMAAYSQLVIQTCHKRGVHAMGGMAAQIPIKNDPEANEAALEKVRQDKVREARNGHDGTWVAHPGLVPVAMAVFDELMPQPNQIENKREDLHVSAADLLKAPVGHITEEGLKLNIDVAVQYLESWLRGNGCVPIYNLMEDAATAEISRAQVWQWVHTPGTTLEDGRPVTVELYRSLVPGQLEKIKALVGDEAYATGRYLEAARLFDKLVMSEKFIEFLTVPAYDQLA from the coding sequence ATGTCTCCTTTTAGTGAACCCGAATTGGCAGTAAAGCCAGCCAAGTACCTGACTCCGGAGCGCGTCAAAATACTAGGCGATTATTCGCTCGAATACGCGGGAATCCTGACCCCTTCGGCCCTGGCGTTTGTGGCGGAACTACACCGCCGCTTCGACCAGACACGGCAGCAACTGCTGGCTCGAAGGGAAGTGCGGCAACAGGAGCTAGAGGCTGGCATCCTGCCTGACTTTCTGCCCGAAACCCGCCTCATCCGGGAGAAGCCATGGACAGTGGCGCCCATCCCGCCGGATCTGCAGGACCGCCGCGTGGAAATAACCGGCCCGGTAGAGCGCAAAATGATTATCAATGCCTTGAACTCCGGGGCCAAGGTGTTCATGGCTGATCTAGAGGATTCTAACTCGCCTACCTGGGCCAACGTGGTGGAGGGCCAGCGCAACCTACGCGACGCGGTGCGACGGACTATTTCGGTTTCCACGCCGCAGAAAGAGTATAAGCTGAACGAGAAAACCGCTGTACTAATGGTGCGCCCCCGCGGCTGGCACCTGCTGGAAAAGCACATGCTGGTAGACGGTGAGCCAGTGAGCGGGGCGCTGTTCGATTTCGGGCTGTACTTTTTTCACAACGCCCACGAGCTATGCGCCCAAGGCACGGCGCCTTATTTCTACCTGCCCAAGCTGGAAAGCCACCTGGAAGCGCGCCTCTGGAACGACGTATTTGGCTTTGCCCAATGGTCATTAAAAATGCCGAAGTGCACAATTAAAGCCACCGTGCTGGTTGAAACGCTGCCGGCCGCTTTCGAGCTCAACGAAATCCTGTATGAGCTGCGTGAGCATTCCGCCGGCTTGAACTGCGGCCGCTGGGACTATATTTTCAGCTACATCAAGCGGCTTGGCCTGAAGTCGGAGTTTCGCCTTCCGAACCGCGCTGAAGTGACGATGTCGGTGCCGTTTATGGCGGCTTATTCGCAGCTCGTGATTCAGACCTGCCACAAGCGCGGCGTGCACGCCATGGGAGGAATGGCCGCCCAGATTCCCATCAAAAACGACCCCGAAGCCAATGAGGCGGCGTTGGAGAAAGTTCGGCAGGACAAAGTACGCGAGGCCCGCAACGGCCACGACGGCACTTGGGTGGCGCACCCCGGCCTGGTACCGGTGGCTATGGCCGTATTCGATGAGCTAATGCCCCAGCCCAATCAGATTGAGAACAAGCGCGAAGACCTCCACGTGTCGGCCGCGGATCTGCTGAAAGCGCCCGTAGGCCACATCACGGAAGAAGGCCTGAAGCTCAATATTGATGTGGCCGTGCAATACCTCGAATCGTGGTTACGTGGCAACGGCTGCGTCCCGATTTATAATCTGATGGAAGACGCTGCCACTGCCGAAATCAGCCGGGCGCAGGTGTGGCAGTGGGTGCACACGCCCGGTACCACGCTGGAGGATGGCCGACCCGTGACGGTGGAGCTGTACCGCTCTTTGGTGCCAGGGCAGCTGGAGAAAATCAAGGCGTTGGTAGGAGATGAGGCCTACGCCACCGGCCGCTACCTGGAGGCCGCCCGCCTCTTTGATAAGCTCGTGATGAGTGAAAAATTCATCGAGTTTCTGACGGTGCCGGCCTACGACCAACTGGCCTAG
- a CDS encoding response regulator, whose amino-acid sequence MTSDAIQPSILLVEDDQMDIMNVQRELRKHNIEVPLHIARNGREALSLLRGEDGKTAIPKPSVVMLDINMPRMNGLELLEVLRSDPDFVGLNVFITTTSDLETDRFKAQDLAVSGYIIKPLSFDSFGEGGTTVDGFSLFLDLLQLKS is encoded by the coding sequence ATGACCAGCGACGCTATCCAACCCAGCATTCTGCTCGTCGAAGACGACCAGATGGATATTATGAATGTGCAACGCGAGCTGCGTAAGCACAACATCGAAGTTCCTCTACACATTGCCCGTAATGGCCGTGAGGCCCTTAGCCTATTACGCGGCGAAGACGGCAAAACAGCTATTCCGAAGCCCAGCGTGGTTATGCTCGATATCAACATGCCTCGCATGAATGGCCTAGAGCTGCTGGAAGTCTTGCGTTCCGACCCCGACTTTGTAGGCCTCAACGTCTTCATCACAACTACCTCGGACCTGGAAACCGACCGTTTTAAAGCACAGGACCTGGCCGTGAGCGGCTACATCATCAAACCACTAAGCTTTGACAGCTTTGGCGAAGGCGGTACCACCGTTGATGGGTTCAGCCTGTTCCTGGATTTGCTGCAGCTCAAAAGTTAG
- a CDS encoding sensor histidine kinase yields MKLRLSTKLFAGFVAISVLFAAVAVINYQLSRKVLRNSQRVERSQRITGESTTLLRNIIDMETGFRGFLLLGDETLLEYYYEGERNLLGRFAQLRNELPLNTPQYNRMLRAQRLYQQWTAYSHLLISEKREALRRNPRQIALEGLEHRNLTSGLTGKVLMDQIRVVFAAFEKEENSIRMAQRQKLQDSIRETRILSVGITLVTIFLGLLYASYLVRQLSRRIRGMVTLSRSIADGDYTTTVLDTEQDELTELADSLNVMSNTIDGTITQLERRNQELDQFAYVVSHDLKAPLRGIETASRWIEEDMGRELPEHIREFLLLMRTRVGRMENLISGILELARVGRTKQAEERVNVRELLQEILDSLAPPEGFKVELPSYLPTITTNRVQLQQVFSNLISNALKYHHQPEQGLIRIGCREERGQFMFSVQDNGPGISPEYHERIFVIFQTLTERDTLESTGVGLAIVKKIVERRGGTIRVESAEGQGATFLFTWPKEKPRRTEFRSEGAVLPVSNAQIQQ; encoded by the coding sequence ATGAAGCTCCGCCTTTCTACCAAACTCTTCGCTGGCTTTGTGGCCATCTCAGTGCTGTTTGCGGCCGTGGCGGTTATCAACTACCAGCTTTCGCGCAAGGTGCTGCGCAACTCCCAGCGGGTAGAACGGTCTCAGCGCATCACCGGCGAATCGACCACGCTGCTGCGCAACATCATTGATATGGAAACGGGGTTTCGGGGGTTTCTTCTCCTAGGCGACGAAACGCTGTTGGAATATTATTACGAAGGCGAGCGGAACCTGCTAGGCCGGTTTGCCCAGTTGCGCAATGAGTTGCCACTCAATACACCACAGTACAACCGCATGCTGAGGGCCCAACGGCTCTACCAGCAATGGACAGCCTACTCCCACTTGCTGATCAGTGAGAAGCGCGAGGCCCTGCGCCGCAACCCCCGCCAGATTGCGCTGGAGGGTCTGGAGCACCGCAACCTCACATCGGGCCTCACGGGCAAAGTCCTCATGGACCAGATCAGGGTGGTATTTGCGGCCTTCGAGAAGGAGGAAAACAGCATTCGTATGGCCCAGCGCCAGAAGCTGCAGGACAGCATTCGGGAAACCCGGATTCTGTCAGTGGGCATTACCCTGGTTACTATTTTCCTGGGCCTGCTGTACGCTTCTTACCTGGTTCGGCAGCTTTCCCGGCGTATCAGAGGCATGGTGACCCTCTCGCGCAGCATCGCCGACGGCGACTATACCACAACCGTACTGGACACGGAACAGGACGAGTTGACGGAGCTAGCCGACTCGCTAAACGTGATGTCGAATACCATTGACGGCACCATTACGCAGCTGGAGCGCCGCAATCAGGAACTCGATCAGTTTGCTTACGTGGTATCGCACGATTTGAAAGCGCCCCTGCGCGGCATCGAGACGGCCTCCCGCTGGATTGAGGAAGACATGGGCCGGGAGCTGCCAGAGCACATTCGGGAGTTTCTGCTGCTGATGCGTACGCGGGTAGGCCGCATGGAAAACCTCATTAGTGGAATTCTGGAGCTCGCGCGTGTAGGCCGCACCAAACAAGCCGAGGAGCGGGTAAATGTGCGGGAGCTACTTCAGGAAATTCTGGATTCCTTGGCGCCGCCCGAGGGCTTTAAGGTAGAGCTGCCCAGCTATTTACCTACCATCACTACCAACCGCGTGCAGCTACAGCAGGTCTTCAGCAACCTTATCAGCAACGCGCTCAAATATCACCACCAGCCGGAGCAGGGCCTCATCCGGATTGGCTGCCGCGAAGAGCGGGGGCAATTTATGTTCTCGGTGCAAGACAATGGCCCTGGGATTTCGCCGGAGTATCATGAGCGCATTTTCGTCATTTTCCAGACCCTCACGGAGCGTGATACGCTGGAAAGCACGGGCGTAGGCCTAGCCATCGTGAAAAAAATAGTGGAGCGCCGCGGTGGCACCATTCGCGTAGAATCGGCTGAGGGACAAGGGGCCACCTTCCTGTTTACATGGCCGAAGGAGAAGCCCCGCCGGACCGAATTCCGTTCCGAAGGGGCCGTGTTGCCGGTGTCTAATGCCCAAATTCAACAGTAG
- a CDS encoding 2-phosphosulfolactate phosphatase, with the protein MPSIDICFSPELLPLYDLSGRVAVVVDILRASSSIVTGLAQGVTHMVPFSELEACRAMASEGYLTAAERDGRQAENVDLGNSPFGYLDGLVPVRGRAVAITTTNGTRALHLSTGADHVVVGAFLNLGAVADFLRQQQKDVVVVCAGWKGKFCLEDTLFGGALAYRLAQEFDVSSSDATLAALDLWQVAQPDVAGYLLKSSHVRRLNSLESHKDMEFCVREDEYNIVPVFRNGRIEVA; encoded by the coding sequence ATGCCATCCATCGATATCTGTTTTTCCCCGGAGCTGTTGCCCCTCTATGACTTGTCCGGCCGGGTAGCCGTGGTAGTAGATATTCTGCGGGCGTCGTCGTCCATCGTGACTGGCCTAGCGCAGGGCGTGACGCACATGGTGCCATTCAGCGAGCTGGAGGCGTGCCGGGCTATGGCAAGCGAAGGGTATTTGACGGCCGCTGAGCGCGACGGTCGGCAGGCTGAAAACGTAGATCTGGGGAACTCTCCCTTTGGCTACCTCGACGGGCTGGTTCCGGTGCGCGGCCGGGCTGTAGCCATTACCACCACCAATGGCACGCGCGCCCTGCACCTATCAACAGGAGCGGATCACGTGGTGGTAGGCGCCTTCCTAAACCTGGGTGCCGTGGCCGATTTCCTGCGTCAGCAGCAGAAGGATGTAGTGGTTGTGTGTGCTGGCTGGAAGGGGAAATTCTGCCTCGAAGACACGCTGTTTGGCGGAGCACTGGCTTACCGCCTAGCGCAGGAGTTCGACGTCAGCAGCTCCGACGCTACCTTGGCGGCGCTTGACCTCTGGCAAGTGGCCCAGCCCGATGTGGCCGGCTACCTGCTGAAATCCTCTCACGTGCGCCGCCTCAACAGCCTGGAATCGCACAAGGACATGGAGTTCTGTGTGCGCGAGGATGAGTACAACATAGTACCCGTGTTCCGCAACGGCCGAATTGAAGTGGCCTAG
- the mltG gene encoding endolytic transglycosylase MltG, whose protein sequence is MPDYKKPSLLRRLLWPILSALLAVLAVGLGAAWYVLWKPNVHTSAFGPAYLYIRTGSGFAAVQDSLRKYELLRDEDTFEWLARQRNYPAQVRAGRYLLTPQLSNSALLDMLMQGEQDTVAFVLDAFKYKPQLARQVARQLETDSVGLRRLLQDNRFLRQQYQLDTTTILTMFLPGPYRLLWNTSARQFLDSAAATHRRFWNRQRQQRADSLGLSPAEVHVLASIVQRETSMKEDKPIIAGVYLNRLQRGMRLQADPTLLWAIGNFGVKRVLNKDKLVDSPYNTYKHKGLPPGPITSANRQSLDAVLKPAAHKYVFFCARPDHSGYSDFAETYAQHKQNARRYQHMLDSMRILR, encoded by the coding sequence TTGCCTGATTACAAGAAACCTTCGTTGTTGCGGCGCCTGCTGTGGCCTATACTTTCGGCGCTGCTAGCCGTACTGGCTGTAGGCCTGGGCGCGGCTTGGTACGTGCTCTGGAAGCCCAACGTGCACACCTCGGCATTCGGGCCGGCCTACCTCTATATCCGAACAGGCTCGGGCTTTGCGGCGGTGCAGGACTCCTTGCGCAAGTATGAGCTGCTACGGGATGAAGATACCTTCGAGTGGCTGGCGCGGCAACGCAACTACCCGGCCCAGGTGCGCGCCGGTCGGTATCTGCTTACGCCCCAGCTCAGCAATTCGGCGCTGCTGGATATGCTTATGCAAGGCGAGCAGGACACGGTGGCGTTTGTGCTCGATGCCTTCAAATACAAGCCCCAGCTGGCCCGCCAGGTTGCGCGGCAGCTGGAAACCGACTCTGTAGGCCTACGCCGCTTGCTACAGGATAACCGCTTTCTGCGACAGCAGTACCAGCTGGATACTACCACCATCCTGACGATGTTTCTGCCTGGCCCCTACCGGTTGCTCTGGAACACCTCGGCCCGGCAGTTTCTGGATTCGGCTGCCGCCACGCACCGGCGGTTCTGGAACCGGCAACGCCAGCAGCGCGCCGACTCGCTAGGCCTCTCTCCTGCTGAGGTGCACGTGCTGGCCAGCATCGTGCAGCGCGAAACCTCCATGAAAGAAGATAAGCCCATTATTGCGGGGGTGTACCTGAACCGGCTGCAGCGCGGCATGCGCCTCCAGGCCGACCCCACGCTGCTCTGGGCCATCGGCAACTTTGGGGTGAAGCGAGTGCTGAACAAGGACAAGCTCGTGGACTCGCCCTACAACACGTACAAGCACAAGGGCCTGCCGCCTGGCCCTATCACCTCGGCCAACCGCCAAAGCCTGGATGCCGTGCTGAAGCCGGCCGCGCACAAATACGTTTTCTTCTGCGCCCGCCCCGACCACAGCGGCTATTCTGACTTCGCCGAGACGTACGCGCAACACAAGCAGAATGCTCGTCGCTACCAGCATATGCTGGACAGCATGCGCATTTTGCGGTAA
- a CDS encoding CZB domain-containing protein: MNDELKQDFDSALVKHLLFKSKLRSFLYGSGISESPIRDPEACIFGQWITNVVLKQYAYLPESHELNRQHIRVHQVANRLMDLHQQGHPDEAKEGLSEVNLLADHITQLLRTIEQKVRAAR; the protein is encoded by the coding sequence ATGAATGACGAGCTCAAACAGGATTTCGATTCTGCCCTCGTAAAGCATTTGTTGTTTAAGTCTAAACTGCGCTCCTTTCTCTACGGCAGCGGCATCAGCGAAAGTCCTATCCGCGACCCGGAAGCCTGTATCTTCGGGCAATGGATTACGAATGTGGTGCTGAAGCAGTACGCGTATCTGCCCGAAAGCCATGAGCTGAACCGCCAGCATATCCGGGTGCACCAGGTGGCCAACCGCTTAATGGATTTGCACCAGCAAGGCCACCCAGATGAGGCAAAGGAAGGCTTGTCCGAAGTCAACCTGCTTGCCGACCACATTACCCAGCTCCTGCGTACGATAGAGCAAAAAGTCCGGGCTGCGCGCTAG
- the aceA gene encoding isocitrate lyase: protein MNKQDRITALQQDWATNPRWSGIARPYTAADVLKLRGSVQIEYSLARQGAERLWKLLHTESYVSGLGALTGNQAIQEVQAGLQAIYLSGWQVAADANNAGHMYPDQSLYPADSVPAVVKRINNALLRADQIQSVSGEGNVHWMAPIVADAEAGFGGNLNAFELMKMMIEAGAAGVHFEDQLSSAKKCGHLGGKVLVPTQEAINKLVAARLAADVLGVPTLIVARTDADAADLLTADVDERDRPFILQEAERTPEGFYRVRCGVEAGIARGLAYAPYADLIWMETSTPDLGQARQFAEAIHAKFPGKLLAYNCSPSFNWASKLSKEQMETFREELAAMGYRFQFITLAGFHALNTSMFELAVAYRDRGMAGYSELQEREFALQKQGFKAVKHQAFVGTGYFDAVQNIVSAGKSSTGALVGSTEEAQFQH from the coding sequence ATGAACAAGCAGGACCGCATTACCGCATTGCAACAAGACTGGGCCACAAATCCGCGCTGGAGCGGTATAGCGCGTCCTTACACTGCCGCCGATGTCCTGAAACTGCGCGGCTCCGTCCAGATTGAGTATTCGCTGGCCCGGCAAGGTGCTGAGCGGCTGTGGAAGTTGCTGCACACGGAAAGCTATGTAAGTGGCCTAGGCGCCCTCACCGGCAACCAGGCCATTCAGGAAGTACAGGCGGGCCTCCAGGCCATCTACCTCAGCGGCTGGCAGGTAGCGGCCGATGCCAACAACGCCGGCCACATGTACCCCGACCAAAGCCTGTACCCCGCCGACAGTGTGCCGGCCGTGGTAAAGCGCATCAACAACGCGCTGCTGCGTGCCGACCAGATTCAGAGTGTTTCGGGAGAGGGCAATGTGCATTGGATGGCCCCGATTGTAGCCGATGCCGAAGCCGGTTTCGGGGGCAACTTGAATGCCTTTGAGTTGATGAAGATGATGATTGAAGCCGGTGCCGCGGGCGTGCACTTTGAGGATCAGCTTTCGTCGGCCAAGAAGTGCGGGCACCTGGGCGGCAAAGTGCTAGTGCCTACGCAAGAGGCCATTAACAAGCTGGTAGCGGCGCGGCTGGCTGCCGATGTACTAGGTGTGCCTACCCTCATTGTGGCCCGTACCGATGCCGATGCCGCCGACCTACTCACGGCCGACGTAGATGAGCGCGACCGGCCTTTCATTCTGCAGGAAGCTGAGCGCACCCCCGAAGGGTTTTACCGGGTGCGGTGCGGTGTAGAAGCCGGCATTGCCCGCGGACTGGCCTACGCGCCCTACGCCGACCTGATCTGGATGGAAACTTCCACGCCCGACCTAGGCCAGGCCCGGCAGTTCGCCGAAGCCATTCATGCCAAATTTCCCGGTAAGCTACTGGCCTACAACTGTTCTCCTTCGTTCAACTGGGCCAGCAAGCTCAGCAAAGAGCAGATGGAAACCTTCCGGGAAGAGCTGGCGGCCATGGGCTACCGGTTCCAGTTCATCACGCTAGCCGGTTTCCATGCCCTCAATACTAGCATGTTCGAGCTAGCCGTGGCCTACCGCGACCGGGGCATGGCTGGCTACTCGGAGCTGCAGGAGCGCGAGTTTGCGCTGCAGAAGCAGGGTTTCAAGGCCGTGAAGCACCAAGCGTTTGTGGGCACTGGCTACTTTGATGCAGTGCAGAACATCGTGTCGGCCGGCAAATCCAGCACAGGCGCGCTGGTGGGCTCTACCGAGGAAGCTCAATTTCAGCACTAA
- a CDS encoding nucleotide pyrophosphohydrolase, with amino-acid sequence MTIEEAQQTVDQWIKTTGVRYFNELTNMAMLTEEVGEVARIIARQYGEQSFKESDKDKVLADELADVLFVVICLANQTGVDLTAALQSNLDKKTKRDADRHQQNEKLR; translated from the coding sequence ATGACTATCGAAGAAGCCCAGCAAACCGTTGACCAGTGGATTAAGACAACCGGCGTCCGGTATTTCAACGAGCTGACCAACATGGCTATGCTCACGGAAGAAGTGGGCGAGGTAGCCCGCATTATTGCCCGCCAGTACGGCGAGCAGTCATTCAAGGAATCGGATAAGGACAAAGTACTGGCTGATGAGCTGGCCGATGTGCTGTTCGTGGTAATCTGCCTCGCCAACCAAACCGGCGTCGACCTGACAGCAGCCCTACAAAGCAACCTCGACAAAAAGACCAAGCGCGACGCCGACCGCCATCAGCAAAACGAGAAGCTACGCTAG